A DNA window from Mesotoga sp. BH458_6_3_2_1 contains the following coding sequences:
- a CDS encoding metal ABC transporter ATP-binding protein, with the protein MESRILRVENLSYKIGSHWILRDVSFEMSRREFVGIIGPNGAGKTTLIKAIVGDLNDYSGKIFVSGRIGYLSQNPERKRDFPIRVREVAGMGLYGERGVLKSLRRGDWRRVEELLETVGILDLKDRKAGTLSGGEYQRLMLARALASNPELLILDEPEAGVDEMGKASFYRLLDSLKNEKNMGILMISHDIGMVFEACDTVMCINKTLHCHTAADRITPEELRLAFSSDFDLFIRSRDHFEREHNI; encoded by the coding sequence ATGGAGAGTAGAATTCTCAGAGTGGAGAATCTAAGCTATAAGATTGGGAGTCACTGGATTCTCAGAGATGTTTCTTTCGAAATGTCTCGTAGAGAATTCGTCGGGATAATTGGACCGAACGGAGCCGGAAAGACAACTCTAATCAAGGCCATCGTTGGCGATCTTAACGATTATTCGGGAAAGATATTTGTTTCTGGCAGAATAGGATACTTGTCTCAGAATCCTGAAAGAAAACGCGACTTTCCCATAAGAGTAAGAGAAGTGGCCGGAATGGGACTTTACGGCGAACGCGGAGTTTTGAAATCATTAAGAAGAGGCGATTGGAGGAGAGTGGAGGAACTCCTCGAAACAGTGGGAATACTGGATCTGAAAGATAGGAAGGCCGGTACGCTATCCGGCGGCGAGTATCAACGATTAATGCTAGCGCGGGCATTGGCCTCCAATCCCGAATTACTAATACTTGACGAGCCTGAAGCCGGTGTGGACGAGATGGGAAAAGCTTCTTTTTACAGGCTTCTGGATTCTCTAAAGAATGAGAAGAATATGGGAATATTGATGATAAGCCACGACATTGGAATGGTTTTTGAAGCATGCGATACTGTGATGTGTATCAACAAGACTCTTCATTGCCACACAGCTGCGGACAGAATCACGCCTGAAGAGCTTCGGTTAGCATTCTCCAGTGATTTCGATCTCTTCATAAGATCTAGGGACCACTTCGAGAGGGAACATAACATATGA
- a CDS encoding thermonuclease family protein — protein MKRKWSLIAVCAFLFGLFLLQGCDRSKIVTTVTTVIDGDSLTVRALDGTVRLIGIDAPEIRPGSKPEGQFAEESRDFLEQMILDSGKVTLELHGKDTYGRHLAYVFDSNGTFVNGEIVRQGLARPLTYEETSHYSSEIRDAYREAFSTRRGIFSLYDDTQVYEASFVRRNLNSYKSGGFMGKIIWIEFIVTDINGLSIIGEDVVARVRSEDASLFAQGSTDFQRFYRKRIRVYGEVWQDSSGKVLILLRDPGIEITGTFQFAGASPLAVFIAA, from the coding sequence ATGAAGAGAAAGTGGAGTTTGATTGCAGTTTGCGCATTTCTATTTGGGCTCTTTCTTCTACAAGGATGTGACCGTTCAAAGATTGTGACTACGGTCACCACGGTAATCGACGGTGATTCCCTGACGGTAAGGGCTCTCGATGGCACTGTCAGACTCATAGGAATAGATGCGCCTGAGATCAGGCCGGGGAGCAAACCTGAGGGGCAGTTCGCAGAAGAATCGAGAGATTTTTTGGAGCAGATGATTCTTGACAGTGGAAAGGTTACTCTTGAACTCCACGGAAAGGACACTTATGGCAGGCATCTTGCCTATGTTTTCGATTCTAACGGCACATTTGTAAACGGAGAAATTGTGAGGCAAGGTCTGGCGAGACCTTTAACTTATGAGGAAACATCTCACTACTCATCGGAGATTAGAGATGCCTATAGAGAAGCTTTCAGTACCAGAAGAGGAATCTTCTCACTGTATGACGATACTCAAGTCTATGAAGCCTCCTTTGTAAGGAGAAACTTGAATTCATATAAGTCAGGAGGTTTCATGGGAAAGATAATTTGGATAGAATTCATCGTTACAGATATAAATGGGTTAAGTATCATCGGCGAGGATGTCGTTGCAAGAGTCAGGTCTGAAGACGCATCACTCTTCGCTCAGGGTTCAACTGATTTTCAGAGATTCTATAGAAAGAGAATTAGAGTCTATGGAGAAGTCTGGCAAGACTCTTCCGGGAAAGTTTTGATCCTCTTGAGAGACCCAGGAATAGAGATAACTGGCACATTCCAATTTGCGGGTGCCTCACCCCTTGCTGTTTTCATAGCTGCCTAG
- a CDS encoding Fur family transcriptional regulator, whose protein sequence is MRKLTSLRREILEIINNSDAPLNADSIHEMLIGSPNLSSVYRSLAFLEEEGLIRSVSFECETRFYFSRQKEPIHFLHCKKCHKTEPFYESISDSLAESVAEDRDFTITGHVFYFIGICGECKRKIFSDIKEGKI, encoded by the coding sequence TTGAGGAAATTGACATCGCTTAGGCGAGAAATCCTTGAGATAATTAACAATTCTGATGCGCCGCTTAATGCCGACTCAATCCACGAAATGCTCATAGGAAGTCCGAATCTCTCAAGCGTTTACAGAAGCCTTGCTTTTCTGGAAGAAGAGGGACTAATACGCTCCGTATCCTTTGAGTGTGAGACCAGGTTCTATTTCAGTCGTCAAAAGGAGCCGATTCATTTTCTGCACTGTAAGAAATGTCATAAGACAGAACCATTCTATGAGAGCATTTCGGACTCACTTGCAGAATCAGTTGCTGAAGATCGGGACTTTACGATTACAGGCCACGTTTTCTATTTCATCGGAATATGTGGAGAGTGCAAGAGAAAAATATTCTCTGATATCAAGGAGGGGAAGATTTGA
- a CDS encoding metal ABC transporter substrate-binding protein, producing the protein MRSRPMMISVLLILLFAVTALPLKIVATINPYYLILKEITGQEAQVDLLIGPGQNPHIFSPKISDIRKLNDADLVIANGLDLEVFLKPYLEDLTSRGKTVEYMGNLLPDELLVDENEKDDDDESGHHDNPHIWLDPIILSDHVVPILVRTLSSLDPGNSEFFSSNAASLIKNLQEFSDQTASYLERFKGKTVIVAHPSFSYFFRRYGIKLEPVLEGVGDEPTIGEIMKLVDFVRSQDVIGVFAEYQHSKRAIDILMDETSVKHGELDSLGISTGSIMELLQWNLAEMKRVFDGE; encoded by the coding sequence TTGAGAAGTAGACCGATGATGATTTCAGTTCTGCTGATTCTTCTGTTTGCGGTAACCGCATTACCGCTGAAAATTGTTGCAACAATAAACCCTTACTATTTGATTTTAAAAGAAATTACCGGTCAAGAGGCCCAGGTTGATCTTCTTATTGGACCGGGTCAAAATCCTCACATATTTTCCCCAAAGATCTCCGACATAAGAAAGCTCAACGATGCCGATTTGGTGATTGCGAATGGTCTAGATCTGGAAGTTTTTCTTAAACCTTATCTTGAGGATTTAACTTCACGGGGGAAGACTGTTGAATATATGGGAAATCTCCTGCCGGATGAACTTCTTGTGGATGAAAATGAGAAAGACGATGACGACGAATCCGGACACCATGATAATCCTCACATATGGCTAGATCCGATTATTCTGTCGGACCATGTAGTTCCGATTCTAGTTAGAACATTGTCTTCTCTTGATCCTGGCAATTCCGAATTCTTCTCTTCTAACGCAGCGAGCTTGATCAAGAATCTCCAAGAATTCAGCGATCAAACAGCTTCATATCTGGAGAGGTTTAAAGGGAAAACTGTAATTGTAGCTCATCCTAGCTTCTCGTACTTTTTCAGAAGATATGGAATAAAGCTCGAGCCTGTTCTGGAGGGCGTTGGAGATGAGCCCACGATTGGGGAGATAATGAAACTAGTTGATTTCGTAAGGAGTCAGGATGTGATTGGGGTGTTTGCGGAATACCAGCATTCGAAGAGGGCAATAGATATATTGATGGATGAGACCTCTGTAAAACATGGAGAATTGGATAGTCTTGGTATTTCAACAGGCAGCATTATGGAATTGCTTCAGTGGAATCTAGCTGAAATGAAGAGGGTATTCGATGGAGAGTAG